Proteins encoded together in one Catellatospora citrea window:
- a CDS encoding AAA family ATPase yields the protein MQPIPAAEVGRLAQQVLDRVGTVMVGKRDSLELVLAGILAGGHVLLEDLPGLGKTLTARTFAQALGLDFRRLQFTPDLLPADVTGSFLYDQRTHDFTFRAGPVFTNLLLADEINRTPPKTQAALLEAMQEKQVSVEGVTYRLEAPFHVLATANPIEYEGTYPLPEAQLDRFMLRVSFGYPEADEELNVLRRRMVRRQEESEVEPVVDAATLLRMQAGLEQIEVEDSICRYLVSLAAATREHPAVLVGSSPRGSLALLLLSRARAALAGRDYVIPEDVKGVALPALAHRITLRPEMWLKRIDPVSVVAEVLAATPAPVSGALPSHAAAPGQRPTPGRNRLAELEDELLDPPYRSTGLRG from the coding sequence ATGCAACCGATCCCCGCCGCTGAGGTGGGCCGTCTCGCCCAGCAGGTGCTCGACCGGGTCGGCACCGTGATGGTGGGCAAGCGCGATTCGCTGGAGCTGGTGCTGGCGGGCATCCTCGCCGGCGGCCACGTGCTGCTGGAGGACCTGCCCGGCCTGGGCAAGACGCTGACCGCGCGCACCTTCGCCCAGGCGCTGGGCCTGGACTTCCGCCGCCTGCAGTTCACGCCCGACCTGCTGCCCGCGGACGTGACCGGCTCGTTCCTGTACGACCAGCGCACCCACGACTTCACCTTCCGGGCCGGCCCGGTCTTCACGAACCTGCTGCTCGCCGACGAGATCAACCGCACGCCGCCGAAGACGCAGGCGGCGCTGCTGGAGGCGATGCAGGAGAAGCAGGTCTCCGTCGAGGGCGTGACGTACCGCCTGGAGGCCCCGTTCCACGTGCTCGCCACCGCCAACCCGATCGAGTACGAGGGCACCTACCCGCTGCCCGAGGCACAGCTGGACCGCTTCATGCTGCGCGTGTCGTTCGGCTACCCGGAGGCCGACGAGGAGCTGAACGTGCTGCGCCGGCGCATGGTGCGCCGCCAGGAGGAGTCCGAGGTCGAGCCGGTCGTCGACGCGGCCACGCTGCTGCGCATGCAGGCCGGCCTGGAGCAGATCGAGGTCGAGGACTCCATCTGCCGCTACCTGGTGTCGCTGGCCGCGGCCACCCGCGAGCACCCGGCGGTGCTGGTCGGCTCCTCGCCGCGCGGCTCGCTGGCCCTGCTGCTGCTGTCGCGGGCCCGCGCGGCGCTGGCCGGGCGCGACTACGTCATCCCCGAGGACGTGAAGGGGGTCGCGCTGCCCGCGCTGGCGCACCGGATCACGCTGCGACCGGAGATGTGGCTCAAGCGCATCGACCCGGTCTCGGTGGTGGCCGAGGTGCTGGCCGCGACGCCGGCCCCGGTCAGCGGTGCGCTGCCGAGCCACGCCGCGGCCCCCGGCCAGCGGCCGACTCCCGGGCGCAACCGCCTGGCGGAGTTAGAGGACGAGCTGCTGGACCCGCCGTACCGGTCGACCGGGCTGCGAGGCTGA
- a CDS encoding DUF4129 domain-containing protein, whose protein sequence is MGALRRWWPLLAVAALLMLAAATASVSVLPIGRAAPEQSASPNPTPTASPTPSPRSPSPSPSAAPEQAADSGWLGAVGLGVLLVIGAAVLVVLLKAAAKSTTKFRRRAIREKPPVRIAQLTDEEEVVAALDAGLLDLDDDAADPRTAVIACWVRLEQAAAAAGVPRLPDDTATDLVVRMLHRRRLDAGVLNGFADVYRRARYATHRVDDDMRLQARASLHRLRDELTAGTRSEVGT, encoded by the coding sequence ATGGGAGCGTTGCGTCGCTGGTGGCCGTTGCTGGCCGTGGCCGCGCTGCTGATGCTCGCGGCCGCGACGGCCTCGGTCTCGGTGCTGCCGATCGGCCGGGCCGCGCCGGAGCAGTCCGCGTCGCCGAACCCCACCCCGACCGCCTCGCCGACGCCGTCACCGCGGTCGCCGTCCCCGTCGCCCTCGGCCGCCCCGGAGCAGGCCGCCGACTCGGGCTGGCTGGGCGCGGTCGGGCTGGGCGTGCTGCTGGTCATCGGCGCGGCCGTGCTGGTCGTGCTGCTCAAGGCGGCCGCGAAGTCCACCACGAAGTTCCGCCGCCGGGCCATCCGGGAGAAGCCGCCGGTGCGCATCGCGCAGCTCACCGACGAGGAGGAGGTCGTCGCGGCGCTGGACGCGGGCCTGCTCGACCTCGACGACGACGCCGCCGATCCGCGCACCGCCGTCATCGCCTGCTGGGTGCGCCTGGAGCAGGCTGCCGCGGCGGCGGGCGTGCCGCGGCTGCCCGACGACACCGCCACCGACCTGGTCGTACGCATGCTCCACCGCCGCCGCCTGGACGCCGGGGTGCTCAACGGCTTCGCCGACGTGTACCGCCGCGCCCGCTACGCCACCCACCGCGTCGACGACGACATGCGCCTGCAGGCCAGGGCGTCCCTGCACCGCCTGCGCGACGAGCTGACCGCCGGCACCCGAAGCGAGGTGGGGACATGA
- a CDS encoding uracil-DNA glycosylase, whose product MTSADGSSRRPAGTARGRSARAAELAALDAEISGCRRCPRLVAWREEVAATKRAAFRDEVYWGRPVPGFGAADARILILGLAPAAHGGNRTGRIFTGDRSGDVLFAALHRAGLANQPTSVSRDDGLQLADVRIAAAVRCAPPDNKPTPVERDTCAPWLHREVTLLRPTLRVVIALGAFAWAAWWPTLSTVYGVKPPVPRPRFGHGAVFLPEGGAGSSERGPALLGSYHVSQQNTFTGRLTPAMLDDVLSQARHLAGLD is encoded by the coding sequence GTGACCTCGGCCGACGGCTCGTCCCGGCGGCCCGCCGGGACGGCCCGCGGGCGGTCCGCGAGGGCGGCCGAGCTGGCCGCGCTCGACGCGGAGATCTCCGGCTGCCGCCGCTGCCCCCGGCTGGTGGCGTGGCGGGAGGAGGTCGCCGCGACCAAGCGGGCCGCGTTCCGCGACGAGGTGTACTGGGGCCGTCCGGTCCCCGGCTTCGGCGCGGCCGACGCCCGCATCCTCATCCTCGGGCTGGCCCCGGCCGCGCACGGCGGCAACCGCACCGGCCGCATCTTCACCGGCGACCGCAGCGGCGACGTGCTGTTCGCCGCGCTGCACCGGGCGGGCCTGGCCAACCAGCCCACCAGCGTGTCCCGCGACGACGGGCTGCAGTTGGCCGACGTGCGGATCGCCGCGGCGGTGCGCTGCGCGCCCCCGGACAACAAGCCGACTCCGGTCGAGCGCGACACCTGCGCGCCCTGGCTGCACCGCGAGGTCACACTGCTGCGGCCCACTCTGCGCGTGGTGATCGCGCTCGGCGCGTTCGCGTGGGCGGCGTGGTGGCCTACGCTGTCCACGGTGTACGGCGTCAAGCCGCCGGTGCCGCGTCCCAGGTTCGGCCACGGGGCCGTCTTCCTCCCGGAGGGCGGTGCCGGCAGCTCGGAGCGGGGACCGGCGCTGCTCGGCTCGTACCACGTCAGCCAGCAGAACACCTTTACCGGGCGGCTCACACCCGCCATGCTGGACGACGTGCTGAGCCAGGCCCGGCACCTCGCCGGCCTCGACTGA
- a CDS encoding dienelactone hydrolase family protein, whose protein sequence is MGEMVDYPSNGGTSEGYLALPKSGSGPAVIVIQEWWGLVPHIISLADRFAEAGFVALAPDLYHGAHTTEPDEAGKLMMGLAMDQAAKDIAGAASYLAGRPETTGGVGAVGFCMGGSLALWSATVSDEITAAVGFYPALPWERMAPQWSNYQGKTAMIHCSEEDGTSAAPGIKTARAAIEEAGGTCIVHDYPGTHHAFVNDDRPEVYNASAAASAWARTVELLRTTL, encoded by the coding sequence ATGGGTGAAATGGTGGATTACCCCAGCAACGGGGGGACCAGTGAGGGCTACCTCGCGCTGCCCAAGAGCGGCAGTGGACCTGCGGTCATCGTGATCCAGGAGTGGTGGGGCCTGGTCCCGCACATCATCTCGCTGGCCGACCGATTCGCCGAGGCCGGGTTCGTGGCGCTCGCGCCCGACCTGTACCACGGCGCGCACACGACCGAGCCCGACGAGGCCGGCAAGTTGATGATGGGCCTGGCCATGGACCAGGCCGCGAAGGACATCGCGGGAGCGGCGTCATACCTGGCCGGACGGCCGGAGACCACCGGCGGCGTGGGCGCGGTGGGCTTCTGCATGGGCGGCAGCCTGGCGCTGTGGTCCGCCACGGTCAGCGACGAGATCACGGCCGCGGTCGGCTTCTACCCGGCGCTGCCGTGGGAGCGCATGGCCCCGCAGTGGTCGAACTACCAGGGCAAGACCGCGATGATCCACTGCAGCGAGGAGGACGGCACCTCCGCCGCCCCCGGCATCAAGACCGCCCGGGCCGCCATCGAGGAGGCCGGCGGCACCTGCATCGTGCACGACTACCCCGGCACCCACCACGCGTTCGTCAACGACGACCGGCCCGAGGTGTACAACGCCTCGGCGGCGGCCAGCGCCTGGGCGCGCACGGTGGAGCTGCTGCGCACCACGCTGTGA
- a CDS encoding LppU/SCO3897 family protein, with protein MSEQVTPAVPEQETAEPSTAKSAAAGVGKKILGYGIAAAVVFGGGLAYKYISGDITIAKAGDCVNDFANVDDAKVVDCASADAKNKVVGVIESVSEADFDAKQQTLCEAFPTWEQIVWVGKKGGSGDSWCLEPLKK; from the coding sequence ATGAGCGAGCAGGTAACCCCGGCGGTCCCGGAGCAGGAGACTGCGGAGCCCTCGACGGCGAAGTCCGCCGCGGCCGGCGTCGGCAAGAAGATCCTCGGATACGGGATCGCCGCCGCCGTCGTCTTCGGTGGCGGTCTGGCCTACAAGTACATCTCCGGTGACATCACCATCGCGAAGGCCGGCGACTGCGTCAACGACTTCGCGAACGTGGACGACGCGAAGGTCGTCGACTGCGCCTCGGCCGACGCCAAGAACAAGGTCGTCGGTGTCATCGAGAGCGTCTCGGAGGCGGACTTCGACGCCAAGCAGCAGACGCTGTGTGAGGCGTTCCCCACGTGGGAGCAGATCGTGTGGGTCGGCAAGAAGGGCGGCAGCGGCGACAGCTGGTGCCTGGAGCCCCTCAAGAAGTGA
- a CDS encoding LppU/SCO3897 family protein gives MYEQPGPQVPPAPYAVPGPPPRRTGRTVAIVVAAVLLLCCCGGGLFAALKPDALGGFAKDIVDAVNSDVANAELGDCVNDFAQVEDARVVDCASTDAANKVVGVVEDVRESEFDTKQQTLCEAYPTWEQIVWIGRKGGNGDVWCLAPLKS, from the coding sequence ATGTACGAGCAGCCAGGCCCGCAGGTGCCCCCCGCCCCCTACGCGGTCCCGGGACCCCCGCCGCGCCGGACCGGCCGGACCGTCGCGATCGTCGTGGCCGCGGTGCTCCTGCTGTGCTGCTGCGGCGGTGGGCTCTTCGCGGCCCTCAAGCCGGACGCGCTGGGCGGCTTCGCCAAGGACATCGTGGACGCCGTGAACAGCGACGTGGCCAACGCGGAGCTGGGCGACTGCGTCAACGACTTCGCGCAGGTGGAGGACGCGCGCGTCGTCGACTGCGCGTCGACGGACGCGGCGAACAAGGTCGTCGGCGTCGTCGAGGACGTGCGGGAGTCCGAGTTCGACACCAAGCAGCAGACGCTGTGCGAGGCGTACCCCACGTGGGAGCAGATCGTGTGGATCGGCCGGAAGGGCGGCAACGGCGACGTCTGGTGCCTGGCGCCGCTGAAAAGCTGA
- a CDS encoding HAAS signaling domain-containing protein, whose translation MNAEIAQYAAQVGAALSDLPEHARNDLLEDLPAHLAEVAAEIEAEGGGATLAERLGPPSAYAAELRATLGHPGGHSRTAAWAGRAVSRVRARWDGLDRRLGPVIGYERLGEFLALLRPAWWVLRGWLVAMLVAQLWRDGDGLGLLPRFEGSTLLGLLVLIAFVVGSIWLGRRTAAAPPARRRTRVALGAATAVVVVFGLGLWAAADDRLMGSFWQESTPTAWVNDPYNQVNDVFVLGPDGQIIQGARLVDQDGSPVVLGYCAQRFGWEGPGGGGRGWEWRVVYPSCPDLSAPQLPWVAVSPAPLPWGTPSPSATPTPSGSAVPSPSVTPSPSASTGPKLVG comes from the coding sequence ATGAACGCCGAGATCGCACAGTATGCGGCGCAGGTCGGTGCGGCCCTGTCCGACCTGCCCGAGCACGCGCGCAACGACCTGCTCGAAGACCTGCCGGCGCACCTGGCCGAGGTGGCGGCCGAGATCGAGGCCGAGGGCGGCGGCGCGACGCTGGCCGAGCGGCTCGGGCCGCCCAGCGCGTACGCCGCCGAGCTGCGCGCCACGCTGGGCCACCCGGGGGGCCACAGCCGGACGGCAGCCTGGGCGGGTCGGGCCGTGTCACGGGTGCGGGCGCGTTGGGACGGGCTGGACCGCCGGCTCGGCCCGGTGATCGGTTACGAGCGCCTGGGCGAGTTCCTGGCGCTGCTGCGTCCGGCCTGGTGGGTGCTGCGCGGCTGGCTGGTCGCGATGCTGGTGGCGCAGCTGTGGCGGGACGGCGACGGGCTGGGCCTGCTGCCGCGCTTCGAGGGCAGCACCCTGCTCGGCCTGCTGGTGCTGATCGCGTTCGTGGTCGGCTCGATCTGGCTCGGCCGGCGCACCGCGGCCGCCCCGCCGGCCCGTCGCCGGACACGGGTGGCGCTGGGCGCGGCGACGGCGGTGGTGGTCGTGTTCGGTCTGGGACTGTGGGCCGCCGCGGACGACCGGCTGATGGGCTCGTTCTGGCAGGAGTCGACGCCCACGGCCTGGGTGAACGATCCGTACAACCAGGTCAACGACGTCTTCGTGCTGGGTCCGGACGGGCAGATCATCCAGGGCGCGCGACTGGTCGACCAGGACGGCAGCCCGGTGGTGCTCGGCTACTGCGCGCAGCGCTTCGGCTGGGAGGGTCCGGGCGGGGGCGGCCGGGGCTGGGAGTGGCGGGTCGTGTACCCCTCCTGTCCCGACCTCAGCGCGCCGCAGCTGCCCTGGGTGGCGGTGTCGCCGGCGCCGCTGCCCTGGGGCACGCCGTCGCCTTCCGCCACGCCCACGCCGTCCGGCTCGGCGGTGCCGTCGCCGTCGGTGACACCGTCCCCGAGCGCGTCGACAGGGCCGAAGCTCGTCGGATGA
- a CDS encoding PadR family transcriptional regulator, with amino-acid sequence MDTTQLLKGVLDLAVLAVLRDDDGYGYDILRRLRTAGLTEIGDASVYGTLRRLFAAGYLTTYVVPSEEGPHRKYYALNPAGRTQLKQGGDVWREFASTMNTLLRERA; translated from the coding sequence GTGGATACCACCCAACTGCTCAAGGGGGTGCTCGACCTGGCCGTGCTCGCCGTGCTGCGCGACGACGACGGCTACGGGTACGACATCCTCCGCCGGCTGCGCACCGCCGGGCTGACCGAGATCGGCGACGCCTCGGTCTACGGCACCCTGCGCCGACTGTTCGCGGCCGGCTATCTCACCACCTACGTGGTGCCCTCCGAAGAGGGCCCGCACCGCAAGTACTACGCGCTCAACCCGGCCGGGCGGACCCAGCTCAAGCAGGGTGGCGACGTCTGGCGCGAGTTCGCCTCCACGATGAACACCCTGCTGAGGGAGAGGGCATGA
- a CDS encoding Ppx/GppA phosphatase family protein — translation MGDAVAAIDCGTNSIRLLITENGRDVERLMRIVRLGAGVDRTGRLDPAAIERTRAALAEYRTLIESHGVTRIRMVATSATRDAANAADFHDMVRATLGRPAEVITGTEEAALSFGGAVTGLDGTGPYLVVDIGGGSTEFVRGHRAVDSSISMDIGCVRMTERHLPTDPPTAAQLDAATRDIDAAVSAALAHVGTGPATLVGVAGTVTTLAGIALGLDHYDPARIHHSVLPAATVERLAAQLSAMDHDARAAIPVMHPGRVDVIIAGGLILREIMRQTGFSEIVVSEHDILDGIAASIRH, via the coding sequence GTGGGAGATGCCGTCGCCGCGATCGACTGTGGCACCAACTCGATCCGCCTGCTGATCACCGAGAACGGCCGCGACGTCGAACGCCTGATGCGCATCGTGCGCCTGGGCGCGGGGGTGGACCGCACGGGCCGCCTGGACCCGGCCGCGATCGAGCGCACCCGCGCCGCGCTGGCCGAGTACCGCACGCTCATCGAGTCGCACGGGGTGACCCGCATCCGCATGGTCGCCACCAGCGCCACCCGCGACGCGGCGAACGCGGCGGACTTCCACGACATGGTGCGCGCCACGCTGGGCCGGCCCGCCGAGGTCATCACCGGCACCGAGGAAGCGGCGCTGTCCTTCGGCGGTGCCGTGACCGGCCTGGACGGCACCGGCCCCTACCTGGTGGTGGACATCGGCGGCGGCTCGACCGAGTTCGTCCGGGGCCATCGGGCCGTGGACAGCTCGATCAGCATGGACATCGGCTGCGTACGCATGACCGAACGTCACCTGCCCACCGACCCGCCCACGGCCGCCCAGCTCGACGCGGCGACCCGCGACATCGACGCGGCCGTGTCGGCGGCCCTGGCACACGTCGGCACCGGCCCGGCCACGCTGGTCGGGGTGGCGGGCACGGTCACCACGCTGGCCGGCATCGCGCTGGGCCTGGACCACTACGACCCCGCCCGGATCCACCACTCGGTGCTGCCCGCCGCGACGGTCGAGCGGCTCGCCGCGCAGCTGTCCGCGATGGACCACGACGCGCGGGCGGCGATCCCGGTGATGCATCCGGGCCGGGTCGACGTGATCATCGCGGGCGGGCTGATCCTGCGGGAGATCATGCGGCAGACCGGCTTCAGCGAGATCGTCGTCTCCGAACACGACATCCTCGACGGCATCGCCGCCTCCATCCGCCACTGA
- a CDS encoding amino-acid N-acetyltransferase yields MSELTVRKARTADVRGIRRLIDTYSGERRLLSKATVAIYEDVPEFRVAVDDDGVVVGCGALHVLWEDLAEIRTVAVDATWRGRRVGHQIVEALLDDARELGVRRVFVLTFETRFFASFGFTEIDGAPVPPPVYEQLLRSYDEGVAEFLGLERVKPNTLGNTRMLLHL; encoded by the coding sequence TTGAGTGAGCTGACCGTACGCAAGGCCCGCACCGCCGACGTGCGCGGCATCCGCCGGCTGATCGACACGTACAGCGGCGAGCGCCGCCTGCTCAGCAAGGCCACCGTCGCGATATACGAGGACGTGCCCGAGTTCCGGGTGGCCGTCGACGACGACGGCGTGGTCGTCGGCTGCGGCGCGCTGCACGTGCTCTGGGAGGACCTCGCCGAGATCCGCACCGTCGCCGTGGACGCCACCTGGCGCGGCCGCCGCGTCGGCCACCAGATCGTCGAAGCCCTCCTCGACGACGCGCGCGAGCTGGGCGTACGCCGCGTCTTCGTGCTCACCTTCGAGACCCGCTTCTTCGCCTCCTTCGGCTTCACCGAGATCGACGGCGCCCCCGTCCCCCCACCCGTCTACGAGCAGCTCCTCCGCTCCTACGACGAGGGCGTAGCCGAATTCCTGGGCCTCGAACGCGTCAAACCCAACACCCTGGGCAACACCCGCATGCTCCTCCACTTGTGA
- a CDS encoding DUF501 domain-containing protein — MDRDLVPAPTRQEATESDLAAVRAQLGRPTRGTKAVAHRCPCGKPDVVETVPRLPDGTPFPTLFYLTCPRATAECSRLESAGLMREMNEQLRTDPELRAAYLKAHEDYLTRREAIGHVPEIENVSAGGMPDRVKCLHVHLGHALAAGPGVNPFGDEVIALVEPWWTAGPCVE, encoded by the coding sequence ATGGATCGCGACCTCGTGCCCGCGCCGACGCGGCAGGAGGCGACCGAGTCCGATCTCGCCGCGGTCCGGGCCCAGCTCGGCCGGCCCACGCGTGGCACCAAGGCGGTGGCGCACCGCTGCCCGTGCGGCAAGCCCGACGTGGTGGAGACGGTGCCCCGGCTGCCCGACGGCACGCCCTTCCCGACGCTGTTCTACCTGACCTGCCCGCGGGCGACCGCGGAGTGCAGCCGGCTGGAGTCGGCCGGGCTGATGAGGGAGATGAACGAGCAGCTGCGCACCGACCCGGAGCTGCGCGCGGCCTACCTGAAGGCGCACGAGGACTACCTGACCCGCCGCGAGGCGATCGGGCACGTGCCGGAGATCGAGAACGTCTCCGCGGGCGGCATGCCCGACCGGGTGAAGTGCCTGCACGTGCACCTGGGCCACGCGCTGGCCGCCGGTCCCGGGGTCAACCCGTTCGGCGACGAGGTCATCGCGCTGGTCGAGCCGTGGTGGACGGCGGGTCCGTGCGTTGAGTGA
- a CDS encoding FtsB family cell division protein — protein MRRPQGGARGARGTAAVRTREGDRSLSRPAAARRAAAAGAAKRTSAPNPHGLTGRATALLVILAALALGYAYPVRVYLTQLAEIDAMRQSQLEQQERIAGLERQAEKWKDDEYIKAQVRRRFFWVYPGQTPLMPIWDPDGKTDQDQTPKPPPPAEPDSWYGKLWTRLDPEQEQKN, from the coding sequence GTGCGTCGCCCCCAGGGCGGCGCCCGCGGCGCTCGCGGCACCGCCGCCGTCCGCACCCGCGAGGGCGACCGCTCGCTGAGCCGTCCCGCCGCCGCCCGCCGCGCCGCCGCCGCCGGAGCGGCCAAGCGCACCAGCGCCCCGAACCCGCACGGCCTCACCGGCCGGGCGACCGCGCTGCTGGTGATCCTCGCGGCGCTGGCGCTGGGCTACGCCTACCCGGTGCGCGTCTACCTCACCCAGCTCGCCGAGATCGACGCCATGCGGCAGTCGCAGCTGGAACAGCAGGAGCGCATCGCGGGGCTGGAGCGGCAGGCCGAGAAGTGGAAGGACGACGAGTACATCAAGGCTCAGGTCCGCCGCCGCTTCTTCTGGGTCTACCCGGGGCAGACCCCGCTGATGCCGATCTGGGACCCGGACGGCAAGACCGACCAGGACCAGACCCCGAAACCGCCGCCGCCCGCCGAGCCCGACAGCTGGTACGGCAAGCTCTGGACCCGTCTGGACCCGGAGCAGGAGCAGAAGAACTAG
- the eno gene encoding phosphopyruvate hydratase — MATIEGFVAREILDSRGNPTVEVEVGLDDGTIARAAVPSGASTGAYEALELRDGDKSRYLGKGVEKAVANIEDQIIDQLIGYEASEQRLIDQKMLELDGTPDKSVLGANAILGVSLAIAKAAAKSAELSLFRYLGGPNAHLLPVPMMNIMNGGAHADSNVDIQEFMIAPIGAPSFREALRSGAEVYHALKSVLKKKGLSTGLGDEGGFAPNLPTNAAALDLIAEAVQAAGYTLGSDIVLALDVAATEFFDNDVYTFEGVAKSREEMIAYYAKLAESYPIVSIEDPLAEDDWAGWSAMTAQLGGKIQIVGDDLFVTNPTRIARGIAESAANAVLVKVNQIGSLTETFDAVELAHRSGFRTMMSHRSGETEDTTIADLAVAMGCGQIKTGAPARSDRVAKYNQLLRIEEELADAARYAGAAAFPRFTAGK; from the coding sequence GTGGCCACCATTGAAGGCTTCGTAGCCCGGGAGATCCTCGACTCCCGCGGCAATCCGACCGTCGAGGTCGAGGTCGGTCTCGACGACGGCACCATCGCCCGCGCCGCGGTGCCCTCCGGCGCCTCCACCGGCGCCTACGAGGCACTGGAGCTGCGCGACGGCGACAAGAGCCGCTACCTGGGCAAGGGCGTCGAGAAGGCCGTCGCCAACATCGAAGACCAGATCATCGACCAGCTCATCGGGTACGAGGCGAGCGAGCAGCGCCTCATCGACCAGAAGATGCTGGAGCTGGACGGCACCCCCGACAAGTCCGTGCTGGGCGCGAACGCGATCCTGGGCGTCTCGCTCGCGATCGCGAAGGCGGCCGCCAAGAGCGCGGAGCTGAGCCTGTTCCGCTACCTCGGCGGCCCGAACGCGCACCTGCTGCCGGTGCCGATGATGAACATCATGAACGGCGGCGCGCACGCCGACTCCAACGTGGACATCCAGGAGTTCATGATCGCGCCGATCGGCGCGCCGAGCTTCCGGGAGGCGCTGCGCTCCGGCGCGGAGGTCTACCACGCGCTCAAGAGCGTGCTGAAGAAGAAGGGTCTGTCCACCGGCCTGGGCGACGAGGGCGGCTTCGCGCCGAACCTGCCGACCAACGCCGCGGCGCTGGACCTGATCGCGGAGGCCGTGCAGGCCGCCGGCTACACCCTGGGCAGCGACATCGTGCTGGCGCTGGACGTGGCCGCGACCGAGTTCTTCGACAACGACGTGTACACCTTCGAGGGTGTCGCGAAGTCGCGCGAGGAGATGATCGCGTACTACGCCAAGCTGGCCGAGTCCTACCCGATCGTGTCGATCGAGGACCCGCTGGCCGAGGACGACTGGGCGGGCTGGAGCGCGATGACCGCCCAGCTCGGCGGCAAGATCCAGATCGTCGGTGACGACCTGTTCGTCACCAACCCGACCCGCATCGCCCGCGGCATCGCCGAGAGCGCGGCCAACGCGGTGCTGGTCAAGGTGAACCAGATCGGCTCGCTGACCGAGACGTTCGACGCCGTCGAGCTGGCCCACCGCAGCGGTTTCCGCACCATGATGAGCCACCGCTCGGGCGAGACCGAGGACACCACGATCGCCGACCTCGCCGTCGCGATGGGCTGTGGCCAGATCAAGACCGGCGCGCCGGCCCGTTCGGACCGCGTCGCCAAGTACAACCAGCTGCTGCGCATCGAGGAGGAGCTGGCCGACGCGGCCCGCTACGCCGGCGCCGCAGCATTCCCGCGGTTCACCGCCGGAAAGTAA